A single Lolium perenne isolate Kyuss_39 chromosome 6, Kyuss_2.0, whole genome shotgun sequence DNA region contains:
- the LOC127320991 gene encoding uncharacterized protein, whose translation MKIMEFIAANGIPFNVLRSPQYYEMVSAIKRAPKDYKPRSYEKARTTLLDACKSNVEKQLAPVRETWYTQGVSVVSDGWTNVKNEALINVIASNSRGSMFYAEDFSGLEKTGDNITQFLLKAIDEIGPSNVLQVVTDNASNCKAAGREIEKVHKHILWSPCVVHTLNLIFKDLANACPWIVKTCKAGKQVVKYILNHQHCLNLFRSKSKLNLLKVAKTRFASHYILLKRLKDCREALAMTVATIHWNEWAKTGDHHARTTADLITKTINDDVFWDEIDVILSITKPLYLLIKFGDGEGSKVAEIYEKMDTMVVEIKEVMRKKDNPHHGDLDKLFDIILDRWGKMNWTFHSIA comes from the exons ATGAAAATCATGGAGTTTATTGCAGCAAACGGAATTCCTTTCAATGTGCTGAGAAGCCCTCAGTATTATGAAATGGTTTCTGCAATTAAACGAGCTCCAAAGGACTACAAGCCACGTTCATATGAGAAAGCTAGAACCACACTTTTAGATGCCTGCAAGTCAAATGTTGAAAAACAGTTAGCACCGGTTCGAGAAACATG GTATACACAAGGTGTTTCTGTAGTTAGTGATGGATGGACGAATGTAAAAAATGAGGCACTCATCAATGTCATAGCGTCAAATAGTCGCGGATCCATGTTTTATGCTGAAGATTTTTCTGGACTTGAGAAAACTGGTGATAATATTACTCAATTCTTACTAAAAGCTATTGATGAAATTGGTCCGTCAAATGTTCTTCAAGTAGTGACAGACAATGCCTCAAATTGCAAAGCAGCTGGCAGGGAAATTGAGAAA GTGCACAAGCATATATTGTGGTCCCCTTGTGTGGTTCATACCTTAAATCTTATATTCAAAGATTTAGCCAATGCCTGCCCATGGATTGTAAAAACATGTAAGGCTGGAAAGCAAGTTGTCAAGTACATCTTAAATCACCAACATTGCCTGAATCTTTTTAGATCTAAGTCAAAGTTAAACCTGCTGAAAGTGGCAAAGACACGTTTCGCATCACACTACATTTTACTGAAGAGGCTTAAGGATTGCAGGGAGGCACTTGCTATGACAGTGGCGACTATACACTGGAACGAGTGGGCAAAGACTGGTGATCATCATGCAAGAACAACAGCAGACCTGATCACCAAAACAATCAATGATGATGTTTTTTGGGATGAGATTGATGTCATCCTTTCAATCACAAAGCCGTTGTATTTGCTCATCAAATTCGGGGACGGGGAAGGCTCCAAGGTTGCTGAAATATATGAGAAGATGGACACCATGGTCGTAGAGATCAAGGAGGTGATGAGGAAAAAAGATAACCCTCACCATGGAGATCTTGACAAGCTATTTGATATAATTCTTGATCGTTGGGGTAAGATGAACTGGACATTCCATTCCATTGCTTAG